The following proteins are co-located in the Massilia litorea genome:
- the rnk gene encoding nucleoside diphosphate kinase regulator, which translates to MRPPIVVSSLDMERLEHLLDSLPAAQAGTRAALLEELARAELVEPAEMPADVVTMNSRVRFVLDHGPEEFDMALAYPKDVKGAPDKLSVLTPVGNALLGLKVGDSIAWTRPDGGRFEVTVREIVYQPERAGELHR; encoded by the coding sequence ATGAGACCACCTATCGTCGTATCCTCGCTCGACATGGAGCGCCTGGAACACCTGCTCGATTCGCTTCCCGCCGCCCAGGCCGGAACGCGGGCGGCCCTGCTGGAAGAACTGGCCAGGGCCGAGCTGGTCGAGCCGGCAGAGATGCCGGCCGACGTCGTCACGATGAATTCGCGCGTGCGCTTCGTGCTCGACCACGGCCCCGAAGAATTCGACATGGCGCTCGCTTACCCGAAGGACGTCAAGGGCGCGCCCGACAAGCTGTCGGTGCTGACGCCGGTCGGCAATGCGCTGTTGGGACTGAAAGTGGGCGACAGCATAGCCTGGACGCGGCCGGACGGCGGGCGCTTCGAGGTGACGGTGCGCGAGATCGTCTACCAGCCCGAACGCGCGGGCGAACTGCACCGCTAG
- a CDS encoding malate dehydrogenase → MAKTPMRVAVTGAAGQIGYSLLFRIANGDMLGKDQPVILQLLEIDNEKAQKALKGVMMEIDDCAFPLLAGMTAHSDPMTAFKDADFALLVGARPRGPGMERKDLLEANAQIFTVQGKALDAVASRDVKVLVVGNPANTNAYIAMKSAPNLPAKNFTAMLRLDHNRALSQVASKLGKPVGSIEKMAVWGNHSPTMYADYRFATVDGQSVKDAINDDVWNRDTFLPTVGKRGAAIIEARGASSAASAANAAIDHMHDWHLGTAGKWTTMGIPSDGSYGIPKDTMFGFPVTVENGEYKIVQGLEIDQFSQERIDLTLKELTEEREGVAHLLA, encoded by the coding sequence ATGGCTAAAACCCCAATGCGTGTTGCCGTTACCGGCGCCGCCGGCCAGATCGGCTACTCGCTGCTGTTCCGCATCGCTAACGGCGACATGCTGGGCAAAGACCAGCCGGTCATCCTGCAGCTGCTCGAGATCGACAACGAAAAGGCACAGAAGGCGCTCAAGGGCGTGATGATGGAAATCGACGACTGCGCATTCCCGCTGCTGGCCGGCATGACCGCGCACTCGGACCCGATGACCGCATTCAAGGATGCCGACTTCGCTCTCCTCGTCGGTGCACGCCCGCGCGGCCCTGGCATGGAACGCAAGGACCTGCTGGAAGCCAACGCACAGATCTTCACGGTGCAGGGCAAGGCGCTCGACGCCGTCGCTTCGCGCGACGTCAAAGTGCTGGTCGTCGGCAACCCAGCCAACACCAACGCCTACATCGCGATGAAATCGGCTCCTAACCTGCCGGCCAAGAACTTCACCGCCATGCTGCGCCTGGACCACAACCGCGCCCTGTCGCAAGTCGCTTCCAAGCTGGGCAAGCCGGTCGGTTCGATCGAGAAGATGGCCGTCTGGGGCAACCACTCGCCGACGATGTACGCCGACTACCGCTTCGCCACCGTCGATGGCCAGTCGGTCAAGGACGCGATCAACGACGACGTCTGGAACCGCGACACCTTCCTGCCGACCGTCGGCAAGCGCGGCGCCGCCATCATCGAAGCCCGCGGCGCATCGTCGGCTGCTTCGGCTGCCAACGCCGCCATCGACCACATGCACGACTGGCACCTCGGTACCGCCGGCAAGTGGACCACGATGGGCATCCCATCGGACGGCTCCTACGGCATTCCGAAGGACACCATGTTCGGCTTCCCGGTCACCGTCGAAAACGGCGAGTACAAGATCGTGCAAGGCCTGGAAATCGACCAGTTCTCGCAAGAGCGCATCGACCTCACGCTGAAGGAACTGACCGAAGAGCGTGAAGGCGTGGCCCACCTGCTGGCCTAA
- the sdhD gene encoding succinate dehydrogenase, hydrophobic membrane anchor protein, with translation MASKNNIGQRRLVVGAHYGVKDWLAQRVTAIVMVVYTLILLGTFLTAQNFTYEGWAALFSRQWFKLFSLVTFLGLYYHVWVGIRDIWMDYVKNAGIKLALQFATVLWLLACAAWTVQILWSV, from the coding sequence ATGGCAAGCAAGAATAATATCGGCCAGCGCCGCCTCGTCGTCGGCGCGCACTACGGCGTCAAGGACTGGCTGGCGCAGCGCGTCACCGCGATCGTGATGGTGGTCTACACCCTGATCCTGCTCGGCACCTTCCTGACTGCACAGAATTTCACCTATGAAGGCTGGGCGGCCCTGTTCTCGCGCCAGTGGTTCAAGCTCTTCTCCCTCGTCACTTTCCTCGGCCTGTACTACCACGTCTGGGTCGGTATCCGTGACATCTGGATGGACTACGTCAAAAATGCCGGCATCAAGCTGGCCTTGCAGTTTGCTACGGTGCTCTGGCTGCTGGCCTGCGCCGCCTGGACTGTGCAAATTCTCTGGAGTGTGTAA
- the gltA gene encoding citrate synthase — MNISDTKATLSFSDGSPSVDMPIYKGTIGPDVIDIRKLYGQTGKFTYDPGFMSTAACNSSITYIDGDKGELLYRGYPIEQLAENCDFLETCYLLLNGELPNAEQKATFDETVTKHTMIHEQMNFFFRGFRRDAHPMSVLVGTVGALASFYHDSLDINDAKQREISAIRLIAKLPTLVAMAYKYSVGQPFMYPRNDLSYSANFMHMMFANPCEEYKVNDVLVRALDRILILHADHEQNASTSTVRLAGSSGANPFACIAAGIACLWGPAHGGANEAALTMLKEIGSVENIPAFIEKVKDKNSGVKLMGFGHRVYKNFDPRAKLMRETCHEVLEELGLQEDPLFKLAMELERIALEDEYFVSRKLYPNVDFYSGIVQSALGIPVSLFTGIFAMARTIGWIAQWNEMIADPEQKIGRPRQLFVGSPVREVPPIDKR, encoded by the coding sequence ATGAATATCTCTGATACCAAAGCCACCCTGTCGTTCTCGGACGGCAGCCCATCGGTTGACATGCCGATTTACAAGGGCACGATCGGCCCGGACGTCATCGACATCCGCAAGCTGTACGGCCAGACCGGCAAGTTCACCTACGATCCGGGCTTCATGTCGACGGCGGCGTGCAACTCGAGCATCACCTACATTGACGGCGACAAGGGCGAGCTGCTGTACCGCGGCTACCCGATCGAGCAGCTGGCCGAGAACTGCGACTTCCTGGAAACCTGCTACCTGCTGCTGAATGGCGAACTGCCGAACGCAGAGCAGAAGGCCACGTTCGACGAGACCGTGACCAAGCACACGATGATCCACGAGCAGATGAACTTCTTCTTCCGTGGCTTCCGTCGCGACGCGCACCCGATGTCGGTGCTGGTCGGCACCGTCGGCGCGCTGGCCTCGTTCTACCACGACTCGCTCGACATCAACGACGCCAAGCAGCGCGAGATCTCGGCGATCCGCCTGATCGCCAAGCTGCCGACCCTGGTCGCGATGGCCTATAAGTACTCGGTCGGCCAGCCGTTCATGTACCCACGCAACGACCTGTCGTACAGCGCCAACTTCATGCACATGATGTTCGCCAACCCGTGCGAAGAGTACAAGGTCAACGACGTGCTGGTGCGCGCCCTGGACCGCATCCTGATCCTGCACGCCGACCACGAGCAGAACGCATCGACCTCGACCGTCCGCCTGGCCGGTTCGTCGGGCGCGAACCCGTTCGCCTGTATCGCTGCCGGTATCGCCTGCCTGTGGGGCCCTGCCCACGGCGGCGCCAACGAAGCGGCCCTGACCATGCTGAAGGAAATCGGCTCGGTCGAGAACATCCCAGCCTTCATCGAGAAGGTCAAGGACAAGAACTCGGGCGTCAAGCTGATGGGCTTCGGTCACCGCGTGTACAAGAACTTCGACCCGCGTGCAAAACTGATGCGCGAAACCTGCCACGAAGTGCTGGAAGAGCTGGGCCTGCAGGAAGACCCGCTGTTCAAGCTGGCGATGGAACTGGAACGCATCGCGCTGGAAGACGAATACTTCGTGTCGCGCAAGCTGTACCCGAACGTCGACTTCTACTCGGGTATCGTGCAGTCGGCCCTGGGCATCCCGGTCTCGCTGTTCACCGGTATCTTCGCGATGGCCCGTACCATCGGCTGGATCGCGCAGTGGAACGAGATGATCGCCGATCCGGAGCAGAAGATCGGCCGTCCACGCCAGCTGTTCGTCGGTTCGCCGGTGCGCGAAGTGCCGCCGATCGACAAGCGTTAA
- a CDS encoding GntR family transcriptional regulator, translated as MNSVPTNPSGEGPGSASPSFRPLYQQIKALITQSLQSGEWKPGELMPSEVELAVRFKVSQGTVRKAIDELAAENLVVRRQGKGTFVATHHEERAHFRFLKLMPDEGAPRPHENRYLEVRRIRAPAEVARLLELKSGDAVVYIKRVMSFDAVPIILEELWLPGQLFKGLTAERLVEYKGPMYGLFESEFGTRMIRATEKIRAIGADGAAAEVLNVAEGTPLLCADRVSFTYGDRPVELRRGLYLTAQHHYQNELS; from the coding sequence ATGAATTCCGTCCCGACTAACCCCTCCGGCGAGGGCCCAGGCAGTGCCTCCCCCTCGTTCCGGCCCCTGTATCAGCAAATCAAGGCGCTGATCACGCAGAGCCTGCAATCCGGGGAGTGGAAGCCGGGCGAACTGATGCCGAGCGAAGTCGAGCTCGCCGTGCGCTTCAAGGTCAGCCAGGGCACGGTGCGCAAGGCCATCGACGAGCTGGCGGCCGAGAACCTGGTGGTGCGCCGGCAGGGGAAGGGCACCTTCGTTGCCACTCACCACGAAGAGCGCGCCCACTTCCGTTTCCTGAAATTGATGCCCGACGAGGGCGCTCCCCGTCCTCACGAAAACCGGTACCTCGAAGTGCGGCGCATCCGTGCGCCGGCCGAGGTCGCGCGCCTGCTCGAGCTCAAATCCGGCGACGCGGTCGTCTACATCAAGCGCGTGATGTCCTTCGACGCGGTCCCGATCATCCTCGAGGAGCTGTGGCTGCCGGGGCAGCTGTTCAAGGGACTGACGGCCGAACGTCTGGTCGAGTACAAGGGTCCAATGTACGGCTTGTTCGAATCCGAGTTCGGCACACGCATGATCCGCGCGACCGAGAAGATCCGGGCAATCGGCGCCGACGGCGCGGCGGCCGAGGTGCTGAACGTGGCCGAAGGGACGCCGCTGCTGTGCGCGGACCGGGTGTCGTTCACGTATGGAGACCGGCCGGTGGAGCTGCGGCGCGGCCTGTACCTGACGGCGCAGCATCATTACCAGAACGAGTTGTCGTGA
- a CDS encoding succinate dehydrogenase iron-sulfur subunit, which translates to MARTVQLKIYRYDPDKDSKPYMQDITVELKDTDKMLLDALQRIKSDVDDSLSLRRSCREGVCGSDAMNINGKNGLACTTNLNELTQPIVLRPLPGLPVVRDLIVDMTQFFKQYHSVKPYLINDSIKPEKERLQYPEEREELDGLYECILCACCSTSCPSFWWNPDKFVGPAGLLQAYRFIADSRDEATAERLDNLEDPYRLFRCHSIMNCTDVCPKGLNPNKAIGKIKELLVRRAI; encoded by the coding sequence ATGGCACGCACAGTCCAACTGAAGATCTACCGCTACGATCCGGACAAGGATTCGAAGCCTTACATGCAAGACATCACCGTCGAACTGAAAGACACCGACAAGATGCTGCTCGACGCACTGCAGCGCATCAAGTCGGACGTCGACGATTCGCTGTCGCTGCGCCGCTCGTGCCGCGAAGGCGTCTGCGGTTCCGACGCGATGAACATCAACGGCAAGAACGGCCTGGCCTGCACCACCAACCTGAACGAACTGACCCAGCCGATCGTGCTGCGTCCGCTGCCGGGCCTGCCGGTCGTGCGCGACCTGATCGTCGACATGACCCAGTTCTTCAAGCAGTACCACTCGGTCAAGCCCTACCTGATCAACGACTCGATCAAGCCCGAGAAAGAGCGCCTGCAGTATCCGGAAGAGCGCGAAGAGCTCGACGGCCTGTACGAGTGCATCCTGTGCGCCTGCTGCTCGACCTCGTGCCCGTCGTTCTGGTGGAATCCGGACAAGTTCGTCGGCCCGGCCGGCCTGCTGCAGGCCTACCGCTTCATCGCCGACTCGCGCGACGAAGCCACCGCCGAGCGCCTGGACAACCTGGAAGACCCGTACCGCCTGTTCCGCTGCCACTCGATCATGAATTGCACGGACGTCTGCCCGAAGGGTCTGAATCCGAACAAGGCCATCGGCAAGATCAAGGAATTGCTGGTCCGCCGCGCGATCTGA
- the sdhA gene encoding succinate dehydrogenase flavoprotein subunit, producing the protein MAAIKTAIPSRRFDAVIVGAGGSGMRASLQLAEAGLNVAVLSKVFPTRSHTVAAQGGIGASLGNMSEDDWYWHMFDTVKGGDYLGDQDAIEFMCREAPKVVYELEHFGMPFDRNPDGTIYQRPFGGHTANFGEKPVQRACAAADRTGHALLHTLYQRNVRARTHFFVEWMALDLVRDADGDVIGVVALEMETGDVMILEAKTTIFATGGAGRIFAASTNAFINTGDGMGMAARAGLPLQDMEFWQFHPTGVSGAGVLITEGVRGEGGILINSNGERFMERYAPTLKDLAPRDFVSRSMDQEIKEGRGCGPNKDHVLLDLRHIGADTIKKRLPSILEIGHKFANVDATKEPIPVVPTIHYQMGGIPTNIHGQVVTPDIVNGGQKVVNGLYAIGECACVSVHGANRLGTNSLLDLLVFGRAAGNHVVASNLKQKSNKALPKDAADFALDRLNRLETSTGSEKVQGVANDIRATMQKYCGVFRTDELLTQGVKEIMVLDERRKHVSYKDKSQVFNMARVEALELDNLIETAKATIVSAQARKESRGAHAHSDYEQRDDANWMKHTLFYSEGNRLEYKEVVQKPLTVDTFKPKARTF; encoded by the coding sequence GTGGCAGCAATTAAAACTGCAATCCCTTCCCGCCGCTTCGACGCGGTCATCGTCGGCGCCGGCGGTTCCGGCATGCGCGCATCCCTGCAGCTGGCGGAAGCCGGCCTGAACGTGGCCGTGCTGTCGAAAGTCTTCCCGACCCGCTCGCACACCGTGGCGGCGCAGGGCGGCATCGGCGCCTCCCTCGGCAACATGAGCGAGGACGACTGGTACTGGCACATGTTCGACACCGTCAAGGGTGGCGACTACCTGGGCGACCAGGATGCGATCGAATTCATGTGCCGCGAAGCACCAAAGGTCGTCTACGAGCTGGAACACTTCGGCATGCCGTTCGACCGCAACCCTGACGGCACCATTTACCAGCGTCCGTTCGGCGGCCACACCGCCAACTTCGGCGAGAAGCCGGTCCAGCGCGCCTGCGCCGCGGCCGACCGTACCGGCCACGCGCTGCTGCACACCCTGTACCAGCGTAACGTCCGTGCCCGTACCCACTTCTTCGTCGAGTGGATGGCCCTCGACCTGGTGCGCGATGCCGACGGCGACGTCATCGGCGTGGTGGCCCTGGAAATGGAAACCGGCGACGTGATGATCCTGGAAGCGAAGACCACCATCTTCGCCACCGGCGGCGCCGGCCGTATCTTCGCCGCATCGACCAACGCCTTCATCAACACCGGCGACGGCATGGGCATGGCGGCACGCGCCGGCCTGCCGCTGCAGGACATGGAGTTCTGGCAGTTCCACCCGACCGGCGTGTCCGGCGCGGGCGTGCTGATCACGGAAGGCGTCCGCGGTGAGGGCGGTATCCTGATCAACTCGAACGGCGAACGCTTCATGGAGCGCTATGCGCCGACCCTGAAGGACCTGGCGCCGCGCGACTTCGTCTCGCGTTCGATGGACCAGGAAATCAAGGAAGGCCGCGGCTGCGGTCCGAACAAGGACCACGTGCTGCTGGACCTGCGCCACATCGGCGCCGATACCATCAAGAAGCGCCTGCCTTCGATCCTGGAAATCGGCCACAAGTTCGCCAACGTCGACGCCACCAAGGAACCGATTCCGGTCGTGCCGACGATTCACTACCAGATGGGCGGCATTCCGACCAACATCCACGGCCAGGTCGTTACCCCTGATATCGTGAATGGCGGCCAGAAAGTCGTGAACGGCCTGTACGCCATCGGCGAATGCGCCTGCGTCTCGGTCCACGGCGCGAACCGCCTGGGCACCAACTCGCTGCTCGACCTGCTGGTCTTCGGCCGCGCCGCCGGCAACCACGTGGTCGCCTCGAACCTGAAGCAGAAGTCGAACAAGGCCCTGCCGAAGGACGCCGCCGACTTCGCCCTCGACCGCCTGAACCGCCTCGAAACCTCGACCGGCTCGGAAAAAGTGCAGGGCGTCGCCAACGACATCCGCGCCACGATGCAGAAATACTGCGGCGTGTTCCGTACCGACGAGCTGCTGACCCAGGGCGTCAAGGAAATCATGGTCCTCGACGAGCGCCGCAAGCACGTGTCGTACAAGGACAAGTCGCAGGTCTTCAACATGGCCCGCGTCGAAGCCCTGGAACTGGACAACCTGATCGAGACCGCGAAAGCGACCATCGTTTCGGCCCAGGCGCGCAAGGAATCGCGCGGCGCCCACGCCCACAGCGACTACGAGCAGCGCGACGACGCGAACTGGATGAAGCACACCCTGTTCTACTCGGAAGGCAACCGCCTCGAGTACAAGGAAGTGGTGCAGAAGCCGCTGACGGTCGACACCTTCAAGCCGAAGGCACGTACTTTCTAA
- a CDS encoding DUF421 domain-containing protein, with amino-acid sequence MFDMDLAWWEFIVRGAVVYLALLLMVRVSGRRTVGQFTPFDLLVVMLLSEAVSNSLSGGDNSLSGGLIIAATLIALNTAVAWLSANSKRASVMLDGTAVLIGRDGQFFDKVVKRCRITESDLEQSLRSADCKREDMECAFLEADGEITIQKKK; translated from the coding sequence ATGTTCGATATGGATTTGGCGTGGTGGGAATTTATCGTACGCGGCGCGGTCGTCTACCTGGCACTGCTGTTGATGGTGCGCGTCTCGGGCCGGCGCACGGTCGGCCAGTTCACGCCTTTCGATTTGCTGGTGGTGATGCTGCTGTCGGAAGCCGTCTCGAATTCCCTGTCCGGCGGCGATAATTCGCTGAGCGGCGGCCTGATCATTGCCGCCACCCTGATCGCCCTGAACACCGCCGTGGCCTGGCTGTCGGCCAACAGCAAACGGGCGTCGGTCATGCTCGACGGCACGGCGGTGCTGATCGGGCGCGACGGCCAGTTCTTCGACAAGGTCGTCAAGCGCTGCCGCATCACGGAGTCCGACCTCGAACAGTCGCTGCGCTCGGCCGACTGCAAGCGGGAAGACATGGAATGCGCCTTCCTCGAGGCCGATGGCGAAATCACGATCCAGAAGAAGAAGTAA
- the gluQRS gene encoding tRNA glutamyl-Q(34) synthetase GluQRS: MSNPYVGRFAPSPTGPLHAGSLVAAVASHLDARAHGGEWLVRIEDIDEGRSVPGADTAILALLDSLGMHSDREVVWQSRRKALYAAAAERLGAYAYPCGCNRREILDSRLGVAPDGAAIYPGTCRHGLAAGRSMRSLRLRVPDSPMDAISFVDRFAGLRTQHLAHESGDFVLKRADGYWAYQLAVVVDDAEQGVTDIVRGADLIDSTARQIYLQRLLGVPTPRYLHVPVVRNANGEKLSKQTGALAVLPGDEAAGVKALLDAARFLGLPLAGTRPATLAGFWAAAIPAWSALLAERELSITSSSGS, translated from the coding sequence GTGAGTAATCCCTACGTTGGGCGTTTCGCCCCATCGCCCACCGGGCCCCTGCACGCCGGTTCGCTGGTTGCAGCCGTCGCCAGTCATCTCGATGCCCGCGCCCACGGGGGCGAGTGGCTGGTGCGCATCGAGGACATCGACGAAGGGCGCAGCGTGCCTGGGGCCGACACGGCCATCCTTGCGCTGCTCGATTCGCTCGGCATGCATTCCGACCGCGAGGTCGTGTGGCAAAGCCGGCGCAAGGCGCTGTACGCGGCGGCCGCCGAACGGCTCGGGGCATATGCCTACCCCTGCGGCTGCAACCGCCGCGAAATCCTCGACTCGCGCCTGGGCGTCGCGCCCGACGGCGCGGCCATCTATCCCGGCACCTGCCGCCACGGCCTGGCGGCCGGGCGATCCATGCGCAGCCTGCGCCTGCGCGTGCCGGACTCACCCATGGATGCCATCAGCTTTGTCGACCGCTTTGCCGGCTTGAGAACCCAGCACCTGGCGCATGAATCCGGCGACTTCGTCCTGAAACGCGCGGACGGCTACTGGGCCTACCAGCTGGCGGTGGTGGTCGACGACGCCGAGCAGGGCGTGACCGACATCGTGCGCGGCGCCGACCTGATCGATTCGACGGCGCGCCAGATTTACCTGCAGCGCCTGCTGGGCGTGCCGACGCCGCGCTACCTGCACGTGCCCGTCGTGCGCAACGCCAACGGCGAAAAGCTCTCCAAGCAGACCGGCGCGCTGGCCGTGCTGCCGGGCGACGAAGCGGCGGGCGTCAAGGCCTTGCTCGATGCCGCGCGCTTCCTCGGGCTGCCGCTTGCCGGCACGCGGCCCGCCACGCTGGCCGGTTTCTGGGCGGCGGCGATTCCCGCCTGGTCGGCGCTGCTGGCCGAGCGCGAGCTGTCGATTACTTCTTCTTCTGGATCGTGA
- a CDS encoding nuclear transport factor 2 family protein translates to MKRLLLACSLLLCALVAQADPGLKKQVNAFVDRWHDDAAHARMAYFDKIAKDGVYIGTDKTEHWRRDAFKAWARPYFKRKKAWAFKAQRRNVYSSEDGSMIWFDELLDTQMGVCQASGVMRRKGSSFEIVHYQLSMAVPNEVGRQVTRLIRDFEEKDGWKGRPR, encoded by the coding sequence ATGAAACGTTTGTTGCTCGCTTGTTCCCTGTTGCTGTGCGCGCTCGTCGCCCAGGCCGATCCCGGCCTCAAGAAACAGGTCAACGCCTTCGTCGACCGCTGGCACGACGACGCGGCGCATGCCCGCATGGCCTATTTCGACAAGATCGCGAAGGATGGCGTCTACATCGGGACCGACAAGACCGAGCACTGGCGTCGCGACGCGTTCAAGGCCTGGGCGCGGCCCTATTTCAAGCGCAAGAAGGCATGGGCCTTCAAGGCCCAGCGCCGTAACGTCTATTCGTCGGAAGATGGATCGATGATCTGGTTCGACGAGCTGCTCGACACCCAGATGGGCGTCTGCCAGGCGAGCGGCGTCATGCGCCGCAAGGGCAGCAGTTTCGAGATCGTGCATTACCAGTTGTCGATGGCCGTGCCGAACGAGGTCGGCCGCCAGGTCACCCGCCTGATCCGCGACTTCGAAGAGAAGGACGGCTGGAAGGGCCGCCCGCGATAG
- a CDS encoding FAD assembly factor SdhE encodes MNTQQNAHQSDPANRARLRWRARRGLLENDLILTRFLDAHEADLSDDDVDALTRLLDLADNPLMDLLLGRAEPEGDVDLPHVRALLARLRQA; translated from the coding sequence GTGAATACGCAGCAAAACGCGCATCAATCCGACCCCGCCAACCGGGCCCGCCTGCGCTGGCGCGCACGCCGTGGATTGCTCGAAAACGACCTGATCCTCACGCGCTTCCTTGATGCGCATGAAGCAGACCTGAGCGATGACGACGTCGATGCGCTGACCCGCTTGCTGGACCTGGCGGACAATCCGCTGATGGACCTGCTGCTCGGACGCGCCGAGCCCGAAGGCGATGTCGACCTGCCGCATGTGCGCGCCCTGCTGGCGCGCCTGCGCCAAGCGTAA
- a CDS encoding HpcH/HpaI aldolase/citrate lyase family protein, with protein sequence MHPSEVLFQGKRQPLLLPACDHYCGSEKLMRKSMALQQELGPVFDITFDCEDGAAAGNEAAHAQLVASLIASSDNRFERIGVRLHDIDSPHFVQDVVTIVGAAAGKLAYVVLPKPNGLDDVRRALEIINRVAVPNGRAALPVHVLIETHGALHEAYDIAALPQVECLSFGIMDFVSSHFGAIPAAAMRTPGQFTHPLVVRAKLEMVAACHAHGKVASHNVTTEIKDSAVVANDAQRAGAEFGFTRMWSIHPDQIKPIVKAFTPRLSEVNEATNILQEAMAVNWGPIAQHGRLHDRASYRYYWTVLQRAKLAGLALPESAAAIVNSTEIH encoded by the coding sequence ATGCATCCTTCCGAGGTTTTATTCCAGGGCAAACGCCAGCCGCTCCTCCTCCCCGCCTGCGATCACTATTGCGGCTCGGAGAAGCTGATGCGCAAGTCGATGGCCCTGCAACAAGAGCTTGGTCCCGTCTTCGACATCACCTTCGACTGCGAGGACGGCGCCGCCGCCGGCAACGAAGCCGCGCACGCCCAGCTCGTTGCCTCGCTCATCGCTAGCTCCGACAACCGTTTTGAGCGTATCGGCGTGCGCCTGCACGACATCGACAGCCCGCATTTCGTCCAGGACGTCGTCACGATCGTCGGCGCCGCAGCCGGCAAGCTCGCCTATGTCGTGCTGCCCAAGCCGAACGGCCTGGACGACGTGCGCCGCGCATTAGAGATCATTAACCGCGTCGCCGTGCCGAACGGCCGCGCAGCGCTCCCCGTGCACGTGCTGATCGAGACCCACGGCGCCCTGCACGAAGCCTACGACATTGCCGCCCTGCCCCAGGTCGAGTGCCTTTCCTTCGGCATCATGGATTTCGTTTCCTCGCACTTCGGTGCGATCCCGGCCGCCGCGATGCGTACGCCGGGACAGTTTACGCACCCCCTGGTTGTCCGCGCCAAGCTGGAGATGGTTGCGGCATGTCATGCGCACGGCAAGGTGGCCTCGCATAATGTGACGACCGAAATCAAGGACAGCGCAGTTGTGGCAAACGATGCACAACGCGCCGGCGCCGAATTCGGTTTTACGCGCATGTGGAGCATCCATCCGGACCAGATCAAACCGATCGTCAAGGCGTTTACGCCCCGTCTTTCGGAAGTCAACGAAGCCACCAACATTTTGCAGGAAGCGATGGCGGTGAACTGGGGTCCGATCGCTCAACATGGGCGCTTGCACGACCGCGCCAGCTACCGATATTATTGGACCGTTTTGCAGCGCGCGAAGCTGGCCGGCCTGGCGCTGCCCGAATCCGCGGCGGCAATCGTCAACTCAACGGAAATCCACTAA
- the sdhC gene encoding succinate dehydrogenase, cytochrome b556 subunit, translating into MSEAVREATKKGRPEFRNIHITDITTKYKMPPSAIVSILHRVSGFGIFLMLPFLLYLLQESLRSEISYYHFGGIVDNVFTKIILLGLSWAYLHHFTAGVRHLFMDNHMALDKDAAQKTARWVLVISLALTVVVALKLFGVF; encoded by the coding sequence ATGTCCGAAGCCGTGAGAGAGGCCACAAAAAAAGGACGGCCGGAGTTCCGTAATATCCACATTACGGATATCACTACGAAGTACAAGATGCCGCCATCGGCGATCGTCTCGATCCTGCACCGCGTGAGCGGCTTCGGGATTTTCCTGATGCTGCCTTTCCTGCTGTACCTGCTCCAGGAAAGCCTGCGTTCGGAAATCTCGTATTACCACTTCGGCGGCATCGTCGACAACGTCTTCACCAAGATCATCCTGCTGGGTCTGTCGTGGGCGTACCTGCACCACTTCACCGCCGGCGTGCGCCACCTGTTCATGGACAACCACATGGCCCTGGACAAGGACGCAGCGCAGAAGACCGCCCGCTGGGTGCTGGTCATCAGCCTGGCCCTGACCGTCGTCGTCGCCCTGAAACTGTTCGGAGTATTCTAA